A region from the Devosia lucknowensis genome encodes:
- a CDS encoding biosynthetic peptidoglycan transglycosylase, which translates to MARRKTIWRFLRLPLTVLAILVAIPLVLTPVYLVVQPVSVPMLTRMLTGQPVTRTWRDIDAVSDRLKAAVILSEDGQFCRHWGIDVAALRQEVDNYLSGREARGASTLTMQVARNLFLWNGQSPVRKALEVPLAAYIDLVMPKKRIMEIYLNIAEWGPDGEFGIAAGSARAFGREPQNLDWPTASLLAVTLPNPIVRNPARPNAGLLRVAGIVADRARQYGDRAACVGRDGRLAL; encoded by the coding sequence ATGGCGCGACGCAAAACCATCTGGCGATTTTTACGCCTTCCCCTCACCGTGCTGGCCATTCTTGTCGCCATTCCGCTCGTCTTGACGCCGGTTTATCTGGTGGTGCAGCCCGTCTCGGTCCCCATGCTCACCCGCATGCTCACCGGACAGCCCGTGACCCGGACCTGGCGTGACATCGACGCGGTTTCCGATCGCCTGAAGGCTGCGGTCATTCTTTCCGAGGATGGTCAATTCTGCCGCCACTGGGGGATCGACGTTGCCGCGCTGAGGCAGGAGGTCGACAATTACCTTTCCGGACGCGAGGCCAGGGGCGCGTCGACGCTCACCATGCAGGTCGCGCGAAATCTCTTTCTCTGGAATGGCCAGAGCCCGGTGCGCAAGGCACTCGAAGTGCCGCTCGCGGCCTATATCGATCTTGTCATGCCCAAGAAGCGGATCATGGAAATCTACCTCAATATCGCCGAGTGGGGGCCGGACGGGGAGTTCGGCATCGCCGCGGGCAGCGCCCGCGCCTTCGGGCGCGAGCCGCAGAACCTCGATTGGCCGACGGCGAGCCTTCTTGCCGTCACCCTGCCCAATCCCATCGTTCGCAATCCGGCGCGGCCCAATGCCGGGCTGTTGCGCGTTGCCGGCATTGTCGCGGACCGCGCCCGGCAGTACGGTGACCGCGCAGCCTGTGTGGGCAGGGACGGCCGGCTGGCGCTGTAG